The following proteins are encoded in a genomic region of Primulina huaijiensis isolate GDHJ02 chromosome 3, ASM1229523v2, whole genome shotgun sequence:
- the LOC140973506 gene encoding uncharacterized protein: MESSSGRGVIYTKEKRDMSFESPFTLKVGQVFTGFGIGCGIGIGIGRPLNLGSVPVLNQVMVAARGATDAFSGVQRHVNSSLRKVGAKNIQAGIGCGIGFGHGFGVGLAVKPRVVHQIQSHLFQAVTHVMEKLGIASTLPINQGLLPESFQTSTRTIKDSVSSSSFQDNVQDGKTSIFLEGTLVPKNDVVKTQHGSRTEMTINNFLKNPILKEDMDRHEQVESLQLENNMLQMVLKHQLLIEELMQESKKLHQILVKELKVDPSKFQSSFASSSKPSCTECFECRRKQRRR; the protein is encoded by the exons ATGGAGAGCAGTAGTGGAAGAGGTGTAATATATACGAAAGAGAAGAGAGATATGAGCTTTGAAAGTCCCTTTACATTGAAAGTGGGTCAAGTTTTCACTGGGTTTGGCATTGGCTGTGGCATTGGTATTGGCATCGGCCGCCCTTTAAATTTAG GTTCAGTACCGGTGCTGAACCAAGTTATGGTTGCTGCAAGGGGTGCAACAGATGCTTTTTCTGGTGTGCAAAGACATGTCAATAGTTCT TTGAGGAAAGTGGGTGCAAAGAACATTCAAGCGGGAATCGGTTGTGGAATAGGTTTTGGCCATGGCTTTGGAGTTG GTCTTGCTGTGAAGCCCCGTGTGGTGCATCAGATACAGTCACACCTTTTT CAAGCAGTCACACATGTAATGGAAAAACTTGGAATCGCTTCCACTTTACCAATCAATCAAGGACTTCTCCCAGAATCTTTTCAGACTAGCACAAGAACGATCAAGGATTCAGTTTCAAGCAGTTCGTTTCAAGACAACGTCCAGGATGGAAAAACAAGCATTTTTTTGGAAGGAACTTTAGTACCAAAAAATGATGTAGTAAAGACACAACACGGTAGCCGGACTGAAATGACCATAAACAACTTTTTGAAAAACCCGATTCTGAAAGAGGATATGGACCGACATGAACAA GTCGAGTCTTTGCAGCTGGAAAACAACATGCTTCAGATG GTGCTGAAACATCAGCTACTCATAGAGGAGCTGATGCAAGAGAGCAAGAAGCTTCACCAGATATTGGTAAAAGAGTTGAAAGTTGATCCGAGCAAATTCCAATCGAGCTTCGCGAGTAGTAGTAAGCCCTCATGTACTGAATGTTTTGAATGCCGTAGAAAACAAAGAAGAAGATGA